Below is a genomic region from Effusibacillus pohliae DSM 22757.
CGCAGGCAGCAACAAAGAGATGCAAGACATGTGGCACGACATGGGGATGGCGATCCTGGTTGCGATCGGCATGGTCTACGTGGTGATGGTGGTTACGTTCGGGGAAGGAAGAGCACCGTTTGCCATCCTTTTCTCCCTGCCGTTTGCCGCTGTCGGCGCGTTGACGGGTACGGTGCTGGCCAAACAGCCGATTTCGGTGGCCAGTTTGATCGGCATGCTGATGCTGATCGGCATCGTCGTAACGAACGCGATCGTTCTGGTTGACCGGGTGCAGCAACAACGGGAAAACGGAATGACCATCCGGGAAGCGTTGTTGGAAGCCGGCGGCACCCGTTTGCGGCCGATTTTGATGACGGCGATCGCTACCATCTGTGCGCTGCTGCCGCTCGCGTTCGGCTTTGAGGAAGGTGCCCTGATTTCAAAAGGGTTGGCGGTCGTGGTGATCGGCGGTCTCCTGTCGTCCACGTTGCTGACGCTGGTCATCGTTCCGATCATGTATGAAATCACCCACCGCCGCACAGTCCGCCGGGAACTGCTGGCAGCGAGGCGTTTTCCGAAGGACACAGAGCTGACCGATTCGCGAAGCTTGTAAAAAAGTGACATGCCTGTATGCAGCGGCATGTCACTTTTTTCTCAGAAACTGAACAAGCGCCGAAGCGGCCACCACCAGGGAGTTTTGCGGAACGGGGAGGGCGGTTGGGCGGATGGTGCCGTGTCCTGGGCTTTCGCCTGCGCCTGGCGGATTGCCTCGTTTACATTGATCAGGCCCCTTCCGTAATACGGGTCAGGACCTGCCGGCCCCAGGTCGGTTGAACTGCGCAAAATGATATCTTTTACCTGATCGGCGCTGAGACCCGGATTGACCGACCTGATCAGGCCGGCCAAGCCTGCCACATGCGGCGACGCCATCGATGTTCCAGACATCGCAGCGTATCGGTGGCCGGGAAACGTGCTGGCGATCGAAACACCAGGAGCAGCCACGCCTGCGTTCGAACCGTAGTTCGAAAACGTCGCCCGCTGCCGGTTCTCATCGACCGCCGTCACCGCCAACACTTCCGGATAGGCGGCCGGGTAGCTTGGCTGGTCGGTATCATCATTGCCCATTGCGGCGACCACCAGCACGTCTTTCGACGCCGCATACTGGATCGCTTCATGCAGATAGCGGGAGTCTTCGTATTCGCCAAGCGACAGGTTGATCACCTTCGCTCCGTGATCGACCGCCCAGCGAATCCCGTCCGCAATGTCTAGCACGGAACCGCTGCCGTCCGCTCCGAGCGCTTTGATCGGCATCACTTTGGAATTCCAATTCATGCCGGCCACACCTTCGATGTTGTTCGTTTTTGCCGCAATCACACCCGCCACATGCGTGCCGTGTCCGTTGTCGTCCTGCGGATTGTCGCTGTCATTGAGCATGTTGTGTCCGGTTACCAACTGGCCTGCAAATTCCGGATGGGCGAGATCGATGCCCGTGTCGACCACAGCGATGATTGTACTCGGATTGCCGGTGGTCGTGTTCCAAGCGTTTTCGATCTGGATCAGCGGAAAATTCCACTGGTACCTTGGATACAAAATATCGTTCGGCAGGCTGTTGTGCCGCATCACACGGTGCGGTTCGACCATGCGGACGCCAATTTTTTTGAAATAGTCGACCAGTTGTTCCGTTGTCATCGAATTTGAGCGGAACACAAATGATGGCAAATGGTTTCGTTTCACGACTGTGCCGTTAATGTCAGTCTGGATCCGGGATAGGGTGGCGGCATCCGGTTCGTGGTGGAACTGGACCAACACTTCGTTCGCTTTTATACGCGGTTTCACATTTTCTGCCGGAGGCCGAACGGTAACGGAAGACGCATGCCATTTCGTCCCGTCCACATTTTGTGAAGCCGCATCGCCGCCCTGCACGTGCGGCTGTTCCGGGTGAAGCAGCACCTGGTCGCCGTCTTTCGTTTGCAGGTGGGTCTGTGTGCCCATTTGGCCGTCGACCCGATCGGCCACAGACCGCAGGTAGCCCATTTCTGCCTCCGCCGCCAAAATGCCGGCCGACTGCAGCCCCTGCACCAGCGGCAGCGCGATCGCCATCAAGAGCTGGCTCGCCTGGCCGGGTCCGTCGTACAGATCGGTCACGTAAAATTCACCCGTCTTCCGGACGCCGTCCACACTCTCCCGCATAAACTGCGGTTTGGTCGGCGTTCCCTGGGTGATCGCCCGCCCGTCCGACGTGTGCAGGACGAGCGCCCGGAACTGCGGATGCTCCTGAATCGCGTTTTTCATCAACTGGCTGCGCATCGCCGGATCGGTCGTATGATCCAGCTGGTTTGCCAGCTGCTGCAGTGCGATACGACAATCCCGAACGCACAGAGCAGTCGTCACCGCCATGTCCTGCGCGGCGATTTCCGCCCTTCCCTGCGGGCTTGTATGGTGCGCTCGCAAATTCCGTGCTCGATCAACAGGCCGGTCGGCCGGCGCTCCCGGGTAGTTGGCGATGCGAGGCGGATTTTGCAGCGGCAGGTGGAACGGCCTCGGTCCCAAAACGGTCGTAAACGCTAATAATACAGCCAGCGTGGCTCCCGCCCAGAGATAGCGTCTCATCGAAATCCCTCCTCAATAATTCCCACGAAAATGACACACAGCTTCGAAGTGGATTCCGAGTACTTTCGTGGGGACCCGAAAAAAGACAAACCAACGAAGTGTGGTGAAGCTTTGAAGCGAATTCTCATTCCTGTCGCTAGTAGTGTGTCTCCTGTAGCGGGAAGCAAAACGGCCAAATTTTTCGCCTGCTGATGGAACATACTAAAACAAGTAGCGGCAGGAAAGGACGGGGAAACATGGGACTGCATCTGTTGTTTTCCTGGTTGCTGATCGGCGCGATTTTGCTGTTCACCCCGCCCGTGTTTGACGGGGATGCGGAGACGGCGCGCAACTACCTGAATACGATCGCGCAGATCCTCGCCACGATTTTCACGCTGTCGATCTCGATCGTAATGGTGGCGATCCAGATGACCGCAAGCAAATACAGTCACCGGATCCTCGATTTTTACTTGCGGTTTCCCTATAACGTTTCGCTCTTTTCGTTTTACCTGCTGACGATTTTCCACGCGATCTACATGCTGTCGAAGATGCGGGAATTGCACAACGGCCTGATCTCACAAGCAATGGACAAGTGGATCAGCGCCGATCTGGTGCTTTTGATCGTCGGCTGCCTGTGGCTATTGGTTTACATGTACGCGGTGATGAAGCTGATGAAACCGGAGACGATCATCAGCAAAATCGAGAAGGAGTATCTGGCCGCCTACAACCGGGGCGCGTATCAGGAGGCGCTGGACAAAATCGAACAGATCGCCGATATCGGCAAGCGTTCCATTAACGATATGGATACGATGACTGCCATTCGCTGTGTCAAAAATATCGCCGACATGCTGCACAACACCCGGTTTCCGACCGCCGAACAGGACAAGGTGCTATGGTACCACAAACGGATTGTCGATCAGCTGCAGGGGCTCGCCAGCCTTTCGTTCAGCCGGCGGGAAACGGCCGTGTCTGGGGCGATTTTGCGGGAAATGTTCGAGATGGGGATGAAGTATGTGGAGTCCGGTTCCCTGAAAGCGGCCGGCGTCATCGTCGAAGGCTACACGCTGATCGTCATGAACAGCCTGGCCGGTCAGCAGCAGATGCATATGATTGCCAAGGTGGTGCAGCACATCTATGACATCACGTGCGAAGTGGTGCGGAAAAGTACGGACAAGGAAGCGGTGCATGGCTTTGTCATCACCGCTTTTCGGCATTTGCAGGAGATCGGCCGCCAGGTGGCAAAAAGCGAACTGCACGGACATTCATTTGTCGCGCAACATATCGTGTCGAACGCGTTCGGCTGTTTGCTGGCGACGATCATCGAGAAGGACGGGCCGATTTTTCCGCATCCGCTGATTTATGAACTGTTTTACGAATATGTCGAACTGACGAAACTGCTGTTCATCCGCGGCGATATGAAAGATGTGGTGGCGATCTCGACGTGGATGCGCGAGGAAATGCTGCCGAACCGCTCAGAGCTGTATATCATCCGGCCCTATCTGTACCTGTTATTGCTGCTGGCGTCAACCGCGCTGTATTTGCAGCGAACGGCGATCGTCACACTGTTGGTGCGGGCGGTCGGCAAATATTTTGAACCGAATCGGGAGCTGCTGGATCACGTGTTGGAACACCGGTTGGACATCCGCCATTTGTATGATTATCAGGAACCGCAACGGTATTTGACGGAGGTGTACCTGCTGTGGGAGGGATATTACAAGTACGCCAGCCAGTATCCGGACGGTCCCAGGCAGGCGTTGGATGTCACCCCGAAGCTGCTGGCCAGTCGGGCCGAGTGGGTCGACCTGTTTGATGGCTTGCCGCCGGAGCAGTTTTTGCGGTAAGCGGTGGCGGGAGTCGGGCGTATCGGCAGAATTTTTTCGGCAGCGAGCGGACCCTGTGCTGCCTGTCGGGGATCCCAGCATGTCTTTCCTTTCCGGGACATACACATGTCTATAGGAAAGGGGGGCTTGTATGGGCAAAAAACGGGCGGCTGCCGGCGGCGGGTTCCGCGTCCGGTTGCTTGTGGCGGTGCTTGCGGCAATTCTGGTGCATCATCTCCTGTTGACGATGGTGCAGAATGTGCTCCCTTTCCCGCGATCGTTCGGACGCGCGGAAAAAATCGGCACAACGGACACAAGCCACGCCCTGGTTCCGGTCGGGGAGGGTTCGGTGGCGTATGTAAACGGCGACTCGCTCGTCGTCCAGAATGGAACAGACGGTTCCCGGCAACAGAAAAAGCTGCTGTTGCCGGATCCCTCCCTGAAGCAGAGTTCCCGCTTCGCGATGGTTGCCGACTCGATTTACTGGATCGATCAAAACAAGCTGTTTCGCAGTCAACTGGAAGGGGAATTGTGGGGGCCGGTGCGTGATTTGGGAACCGCCACCGCCTTTGACGTGATAACGGATGGCCGCAATGTGTTTCTGATCGTCAGCGATGACAGGCAGTTGCGGATCGGCAGATGGACGGATGGAAACATGTCCGGCTGGAGTTACCTGGCGATTCAGGATGTCACGAGGGTGAAGGCTGATTTTCATTCGAACGGAAACCTGTTGATCGCCTCGCTGTCCGAATACGGGGTGTCCGACAAATCGGTGTGGTGGACAGAGTGGAGCCCGGCTACCGGACAAACGGTGCGGCAGGCGAAAATTTACTCGTTTCGGCTGAACGGCGGCCAGACGGTCGATGATTTTCAATTTGCGGCAAACGGCGGAACCGCTTGCCTGTTCCATACGGTGGCAGCGGACGGGAAGGAAAGTGGGTTGCACCTCACGCAATTTTCCCTGGAAAATCCGGGCACGGTGCAATCCAGTGAAGTGAGCATCGGGCAAAATTCGTTCCGCCACGTATCGGATGTCCAGCTGCACAAGCGTCCGGAAGGAGAGTTGGAGGCGGCGGCTGTGGCGGACGAACAGGTGTGGATGCTCCGCTTTCGGCACGGAGAAAAAATTGGTGAGGAGCGCCTGTCGGCCAAATGGGAGCAGGCCAGCCACCCCGTGTTTTTGTCAAGTGTGGAGGGACAAGCAACCGGATTGGCCTGGTTGGACCGCTCTGGCAGCGGACTGTTTTCCGTCCTTTCGACGAATGACGATCCGGTTTTCCGCAACAAAATGAACCGCTTCCGCTGGAGTGATCTGTGGCAGGCGATGTGGGAGCTTCCCGGCTTGCTTGCCGGAACCGTCTATGCTTTGGCGGCCTGCATCAAGTGGCTGCTGCCGCCCTGCTTGTATCTGGCGGTTTTGAGATGGGGGCGGAAACCAACGGAAAAACCGGATTTGCATACGGCGATCGCACTCGGCCTGTATCTGGCCAGCAAACTTCTGTTTGTCGATCAGTTTTATGCCGCTGGGACGCTCAAGTTTATGCCAGGCTGGATGACAGCTGCCGGGAGCCCCTACCTGCTGGCCGGTTGCATCAGTTTGCTGAGCTTGGCAATCGCAGGTGAATTTTGGCAGGCGAAGTCGGCCGACTCTCCGGCTCGCTGGTTTTTCCGGTTTGCCTCGGTCGATGTGTTGAACAGTGTGTTGTGGTACGGATTTTTTATTCGCTAGGAACAACGGCGCCCTTGCCGATTCGCTGCAAGGGCGTATAAGTTTTTGTCCTGCTTGTGTAATGAGGGTTATCAACTTCGGGTCCATAAACAAACTCCAATCACCGGATATGGTTAAGGTGATCGTGCAAGTTTCTGGATATGCGAGTGGTGAACACATCTTTTTCCGGCTGGCATTGGCCCCTCTTTTCTGTATTACTCACCCTCATTTTTGACTCCTGTATTATATAATAGTTTGACACTGTTTTTCTTTGATATTCATGTTTTAGTAGAAATGTTTCGCAACAATTGCTATACTGTATCATGAAACCCAAATCGCCGGTCGGAAGAAATGCCGCAGGGCATCCGGCAGTTCCTGCTGCCAGAATCCCCAGGTGTGGATGCCGGGTTTCTCCAGATAGGTGAAATTGGCATGCTTACCGCTCAGAAGGTCGCGTGCCGCCCGATTCATTTTGACAAAATCGAGCGGGCCGAGATGCGTGTCCACTGCCGTTTCCTGTTCGCCCACCAGCATGTAGATATGAAACGGGGGGAACGGATCGGTCGCCCGCATCCGGTCGAGCAGCGGCTCGATGAAAGCGCCGGATAGGCTGATGATCCCCTGGAACAGTTCGGGCTTGTCCAACGCAATGTCAAACGAGACCGTGCCGCCGAGCGAATCTCCGGCCAGCACCCGCTGCAGCCCGCTATCGGGGACCTGGAACCGATTTTCGATGAACGGGATCAGTTCTTGCAAAAAGAACTGACGGTACGCCCGGTTGCCCGAGCCGAGCGAACTGTATTCGGCCGTCCGCCGCTGCCGGGTGACATCGACACCGACGATGAGGAAAGGCTGCAGCCCTTCTTCCAGAATCAGTTGATAGGCGAATGTCGCGATCCGCCCATACATAAAAAAGTCCTGGCCATCCTGTGTATACAAAATCGGGTATGTCAGCAGTTCGTTGTAACCTGGCGGAACAAAGATGCGAATGTCGACCGACCGTCCCAGATGCGCGCTCTCGACCGATTCGCCGATCACTTTTCGTTTGTATGCGTCTGTCATGGCAATCGCTCCTTCGATCAGGATCATGTGCTCCGCGCGGCCCCTGCGGCTGGCGTCGCTTTGCCGGAGTTTTGGCCTGCTGCAGCGGAGTTCGTCTGGAAGGTTTGTGCATTGTCGAATAATTGGCTATATGTACGGCAAGCTAGTGTTAGCATAAGGCTACGGTACATATATCCAGTTTTCAATATTGGAAATAAGAGGTGATTCTTATGACCACCGGATTGATTGAGGTATCCAATTCGGAAAAGTTTACCCCGCTCCAGATTATCGCACCTGACGGAAAAGTCAAGAATTCGAACATGATGCCAAAGCTCGACGACGATCAACTGCGGGAACTGATGCGGCGGATGGTGTTCACCCGCGTTTGGGACCAACGGGCGATCAGCCTGAACCGGCAGGGCCGCCTCGGCTTTTACGCTCCGGTTGCCGGGCAGGAAGCGACGATGATCGGCAGCCAGTTCGCCCTGCAAAAAGAGGACTGGATCCTGCCGAGCTACCGGGATATTCCGCAGATGGTGTGGCACGGACTGCCGCTTTATCAGGCGTTTCTCTATTCGCGCGGTCACCAGCACGGGTTTACGATTCCGGAAGGCGTCAATGTGTTGATGCCGCAGATCATCATCGGCGCCCAGATCGTCCAAACGACCGGTGTGGCGATGGGCCTGAAGCTGCGGGGGAAGAAAAACGTGGCGCTCACCTTTATCGGCGACGGCGGCACCTCGCAGGGGGATTTCTACGAAGGGATCAACTTTGCGGGCGCGTACAATGTCCCGGCGATTTTTGTGATCCAGAACAACCGGTACGCGATCTCTGTTCCGATCGAAAAGCAAACGAAGGCGCAAACCCTCGCGCAAAAAGGGGTGGCGGCCGGCATCACCAGCATCCAGGTCGATGGCATGGACGTGCTCGCCGTGTACAAGGCTGTGTATGACGCAACCGAGCGCGCTCGCAACGGGGAAGGTCCGACATTGATTGAAGCGCTCACCTACCGCTACGGTCCGCACACGATGGCCGGCGATGACCCGACCCGTTACCGTACAGGGGAAGAAGCGAGCGAGTGGGAGCAAAAGGATCCGCTGATCCGCTTCCGCAAGTTCCTTGAATCAAAGGGGCTGTGGACCAAGGAAGACGAGGACAGGGTGATCGAAGAAACGAAAAATGCGGTTGCCGAAGCGATCAAACAGGCAGACGAATACCCGAAAATGAAAGTGACCGATCTGATCGATTCGGTGTTCGAAACGACACCGCCGCATCTGGAAGAGCAGAAACAAGAGTTTTTGGCCAAGGAGGGGAACTGATCCATGGCACAGATGACCATGATTCAGGCGATTACTGACGCGATGCGCGTCGAACTCCAGCGTGACCCGAACGTTCTGGTGTTCGGCGAAGACGTCGGCAAAAACGGGGGCGTGTTCCGGGCGACGGACGGCCTGCAGAAAGAGTTCGGCGAACACCGGGTGTTCGACACGCCGCTGGCCGAGTCAGGGATCGGCGGTCTCGCGGTCGGTCTGTCGCTGCAGGGTTTCCGGCCGGTTGCGGAGATCCAGTTTTTCGGATTCGTGTTCGAAGTGTTCGACGAGATTGCGGCACAGGCGGCGCGGATGCGCTACCGTTCGGGCGGCCGTTATCACTGTCCGATCGTGTTCCGCTCGCCGTTTGGCGGCGGCGTAAAAACGCCTGAACTGCACGCGGACAGCCTGGAAGGGTTGATGCTGCAAACCCCCGGCCTGAAAGTGATCATTCCGTCCAACCCGTATGACGCGAAGGGGCTCTTGATCGCCGCGATCCGGGACAACGATCCGGTGATTTTCCTTGAGCATATGAAGCTGTACCGCTCGTTCCGCGGCGAAGTTCCGGAAGGCGAATACACAGTGCCGATCGGCAAGGCAAACGTGGTGCAGGAAGGGTCGGACGTGACGATCATCACCTACGGCGCGATGGTACATACTTCCCTGAAAGCGGCTGCGGAGGCGGAAAAAGCGCGCGGCGCAAAAGTGGAAGTGATCGATTTGCGGACGGTCTGGCCGATTGACATCGAGACGATTTTGCAGTCGATCCAGAAGACGAAGCGGGCGATCGTTGTGCAGGAAGCGCCGCGCAATTCGGGCGTGGCGGCGGAAGTGATGGCGCAGATTATGGAAAAAGGGGTGCTCTATCTGGAGGCGCCCGTGCTGCGTGTAACGGCCCCGGAGACACCGTATGCGTTCGCGCAGATCGAGGATGAATGGCTGCCCGATCCGGCGCGCGTGCTGAAAGCGATCAACCAGGTGCTCGATTTCTAGGCCGAAGGGGGGAATGAGAATGAGCAAATTCGAATTCAAGCTGCCGGACATCGGCGAAGGCATTCACGAGGGCGAAATCGTTAAATGGCACATCAAGCCGGGCGACACGGTGGAAGAAGACCAGGCGATTCTGGAAGTGCAAAACGACAAGGCGGTCGTCGAGATCCCGAGCCCGGTGAAAGGGAAAGTGCTCGAGATCAAGGTGCCGGAAGGCACGGTGGCGACCGTCGGCACGACGCTGGTGACGTTTGAGGTGGAGGGCGCGGCGCCCGAGCAGCAGGAGTCGGCGGCGGAAACGGAAAGCGGGGCGGCGGATGCTGCGAATGAGCATGCGGTGAACCGCGGCGATGAGAGTAAGCGGGCAGCAGCGCAGAAGGGGGCGCAGGCGGACGAGCCTGCGGCGAAAGCGGCCGGTGCTGCGGAAGCGCTGCCGCCGACCGATCACCGGAAGGTGCTGGCGATGCCGAGCGTACGCAAGTTTGCGCGCGAGCAGGGTGTAAATCTCAACACGGTGCAGGGGACCGGGCCGAACGGCCGGATCACGAAGGAAGACGTGCTGCGGGCGAAAGAAGGTGGAGCCGCAATAGCGAAAGCGGAGGCGCAGGCAGCGGTGCCTGCTGCAGAGGCGGCTGAGCAAGCGGTTGCTGCGCCGGCGGACGAAGAGAAGCGGGATGCACAGGAACAGCCCGCCGGGCCGCCGAGGGGGCCGCTCACAGGAGTGGCGGAAGAGCGCGTTCCGTTGCGCGGCATCCGCAAGGTGATCGCGAATGCGATGGTCAAGTCGATGTATACGGCACCGCATGTGACGATCATGGATGAAGCCAACGTGACCAAGCTCGTTCAGCTACGCAATGAGCTGAAACCGGCCGCAGAGAAAAAAGGAGTCAAGTTGACCTACCTGCCGTTTGTCGTCAAAGCGGTCGTCAGCGGCTTGCGCAAGTTCCCGACGTTGAACGCGTCGATCGATGACGAGAAGAGCGAAATCGTATACAAATACAACTACCACATCGGCATTGCAACCGATACGGACAACGGGCTGATCGTGCCGGTTGTATTTGACGCAGACCGCAAGAGCATGTGGACGATCGCCGATCAGATCCGCGATCTGGCAAGCCGCGGCCGGGAAGGAAAGCTGTCCCCGAACGAACTGAAGGGTAGCACCTTCACGATCACCAACATCGGTTCCGCCGGCGGCATGTTCTTCACGCCGGTGATCAACTATCCGGAAGTGGCGATCCTGGGAACGGGCCGCATCACAGAAAAACCGGTGGTCGTCAACGGTGAAATCCAGGTGGCGCCGGTGATGGCATTGTCGCTCAGCTTCGACCACCGATTGATCGACGGGGCGACCGCCCAGCAGTTTATGAATCACATCAAGCAACTGCTGGAAGATCCGCAGATGCTGCTGATGGAGGTATAAAACATGGTCGTAGGAGAATTTAGCACGGAAATCGACGTGCTGGTGATCGGCGCCGGACCGGGCGGCTATGTGGCTGCCATCCGGGCTGCCCAGCTCGGCAAAAAAGTTTTGATTGTGGACAAGGCGGAACTGGGCGGAGTCTGTCTCAATCGCGGCTGCATCCCCAGCAAAGCGTTGATTTCTGCCGCCCACCGGTACGAGGAAATGCAACACTCGGACGATATGGGATTCACCGCCGAGGGCGTCAAGGTCGATTTTCAAAAAGTTCAAAGCTGGAAGCAGGGGATTGTCAAAAAATTGACCGGCGGTGTCGGCTCCCTGCTGAAAGGCAACGGTGTGGAAATTATCAATGGCGAAGCGCTATTCGTGTCGCCCAGCGAAGTCCGGATTTACCAGGGCAACGAGTTCAACCGGTACAAGTTCAACCATTGCATCATCGCCACCGGTTCCCGCCCGGTTGAACTGAAAGCATTCCCGTTTGGCGGCCGCATCCTGTCCTCGACGGAAGCTTTGCAACTGGATGAGATTCCAAAGAGTCTGGTTGTGATCGGCGGCGGCTACATCGGGATCGAGCTGGGCCAAACGTTCGCCAAGTTCGGTACGAAAGTCACGGTGATCGAGGGCGCCGATCAGATTTTGCCGCAATTTGAGAGCGAGATCGTGCGTTGGGTACAACGGAAGCTGAAGAAAGACGGCGTCAAGGTCCATACGAAGGCAAAAGCGCTGTC
It encodes:
- a CDS encoding dihydrolipoamide acetyltransferase family protein, producing MSKFEFKLPDIGEGIHEGEIVKWHIKPGDTVEEDQAILEVQNDKAVVEIPSPVKGKVLEIKVPEGTVATVGTTLVTFEVEGAAPEQQESAAETESGAADAANEHAVNRGDESKRAAAQKGAQADEPAAKAAGAAEALPPTDHRKVLAMPSVRKFAREQGVNLNTVQGTGPNGRITKEDVLRAKEGGAAIAKAEAQAAVPAAEAAEQAVAAPADEEKRDAQEQPAGPPRGPLTGVAEERVPLRGIRKVIANAMVKSMYTAPHVTIMDEANVTKLVQLRNELKPAAEKKGVKLTYLPFVVKAVVSGLRKFPTLNASIDDEKSEIVYKYNYHIGIATDTDNGLIVPVVFDADRKSMWTIADQIRDLASRGREGKLSPNELKGSTFTITNIGSAGGMFFTPVINYPEVAILGTGRITEKPVVVNGEIQVAPVMALSLSFDHRLIDGATAQQFMNHIKQLLEDPQMLLMEV
- the pdhA gene encoding pyruvate dehydrogenase (acetyl-transferring) E1 component subunit alpha, with protein sequence MTTGLIEVSNSEKFTPLQIIAPDGKVKNSNMMPKLDDDQLRELMRRMVFTRVWDQRAISLNRQGRLGFYAPVAGQEATMIGSQFALQKEDWILPSYRDIPQMVWHGLPLYQAFLYSRGHQHGFTIPEGVNVLMPQIIIGAQIVQTTGVAMGLKLRGKKNVALTFIGDGGTSQGDFYEGINFAGAYNVPAIFVIQNNRYAISVPIEKQTKAQTLAQKGVAAGITSIQVDGMDVLAVYKAVYDATERARNGEGPTLIEALTYRYGPHTMAGDDPTRYRTGEEASEWEQKDPLIRFRKFLESKGLWTKEDEDRVIEETKNAVAEAIKQADEYPKMKVTDLIDSVFETTPPHLEEQKQEFLAKEGN
- a CDS encoding DUF2254 family protein, producing MGLHLLFSWLLIGAILLFTPPVFDGDAETARNYLNTIAQILATIFTLSISIVMVAIQMTASKYSHRILDFYLRFPYNVSLFSFYLLTIFHAIYMLSKMRELHNGLISQAMDKWISADLVLLIVGCLWLLVYMYAVMKLMKPETIISKIEKEYLAAYNRGAYQEALDKIEQIADIGKRSINDMDTMTAIRCVKNIADMLHNTRFPTAEQDKVLWYHKRIVDQLQGLASLSFSRRETAVSGAILREMFEMGMKYVESGSLKAAGVIVEGYTLIVMNSLAGQQQMHMIAKVVQHIYDITCEVVRKSTDKEAVHGFVITAFRHLQEIGRQVAKSELHGHSFVAQHIVSNAFGCLLATIIEKDGPIFPHPLIYELFYEYVELTKLLFIRGDMKDVVAISTWMREEMLPNRSELYIIRPYLYLLLLLASTALYLQRTAIVTLLVRAVGKYFEPNRELLDHVLEHRLDIRHLYDYQEPQRYLTEVYLLWEGYYKYASQYPDGPRQALDVTPKLLASRAEWVDLFDGLPPEQFLR
- a CDS encoding alpha/beta hydrolase is translated as MILIEGAIAMTDAYKRKVIGESVESAHLGRSVDIRIFVPPGYNELLTYPILYTQDGQDFFMYGRIATFAYQLILEEGLQPFLIVGVDVTRQRRTAEYSSLGSGNRAYRQFFLQELIPFIENRFQVPDSGLQRVLAGDSLGGTVSFDIALDKPELFQGIISLSGAFIEPLLDRMRATDPFPPFHIYMLVGEQETAVDTHLGPLDFVKMNRAARDLLSGKHANFTYLEKPGIHTWGFWQQELPDALRHFFRPAIWVS
- a CDS encoding alpha-ketoacid dehydrogenase subunit beta, which produces MAQMTMIQAITDAMRVELQRDPNVLVFGEDVGKNGGVFRATDGLQKEFGEHRVFDTPLAESGIGGLAVGLSLQGFRPVAEIQFFGFVFEVFDEIAAQAARMRYRSGGRYHCPIVFRSPFGGGVKTPELHADSLEGLMLQTPGLKVIIPSNPYDAKGLLIAAIRDNDPVIFLEHMKLYRSFRGEVPEGEYTVPIGKANVVQEGSDVTIITYGAMVHTSLKAAAEAEKARGAKVEVIDLRTVWPIDIETILQSIQKTKRAIVVQEAPRNSGVAAEVMAQIMEKGVLYLEAPVLRVTAPETPYAFAQIEDEWLPDPARVLKAINQVLDF
- the lpdA gene encoding dihydrolipoyl dehydrogenase is translated as MVVGEFSTEIDVLVIGAGPGGYVAAIRAAQLGKKVLIVDKAELGGVCLNRGCIPSKALISAAHRYEEMQHSDDMGFTAEGVKVDFQKVQSWKQGIVKKLTGGVGSLLKGNGVEIINGEALFVSPSEVRIYQGNEFNRYKFNHCIIATGSRPVELKAFPFGGRILSSTEALQLDEIPKSLVVIGGGYIGIELGQTFAKFGTKVTVIEGADQILPQFESEIVRWVQRKLKKDGVKVHTKAKALSATQTDSNVTVKFEVDGEEKEVTADYLLVTVGRVPNTDELGLDEIGLQKDERGYIKVDNQCRTNIENVYAIGDIVAGPALAHKASYEGKVAAEVIAGHASAVDYKCIPAIVFCDPEIASVGLSETEAKEKGYSVTTGKFNYAANGRALSLNANEGFVKLVADKDSGVVLGGQIVGPGAPDLIAEIGLSIEMGATLEDIALTIHAHPTLGEMVMEAAENALGQGVHTLTK
- a CDS encoding S8 family peptidase; protein product: MRRYLWAGATLAVLLAFTTVLGPRPFHLPLQNPPRIANYPGAPADRPVDRARNLRAHHTSPQGRAEIAAQDMAVTTALCVRDCRIALQQLANQLDHTTDPAMRSQLMKNAIQEHPQFRALVLHTSDGRAITQGTPTKPQFMRESVDGVRKTGEFYVTDLYDGPGQASQLLMAIALPLVQGLQSAGILAAEAEMGYLRSVADRVDGQMGTQTHLQTKDGDQVLLHPEQPHVQGGDAASQNVDGTKWHASSVTVRPPAENVKPRIKANEVLVQFHHEPDAATLSRIQTDINGTVVKRNHLPSFVFRSNSMTTEQLVDYFKKIGVRMVEPHRVMRHNSLPNDILYPRYQWNFPLIQIENAWNTTTGNPSTIIAVVDTGIDLAHPEFAGQLVTGHNMLNDSDNPQDDNGHGTHVAGVIAAKTNNIEGVAGMNWNSKVMPIKALGADGSGSVLDIADGIRWAVDHGAKVINLSLGEYEDSRYLHEAIQYAASKDVLVVAAMGNDDTDQPSYPAAYPEVLAVTAVDENRQRATFSNYGSNAGVAAPGVSIASTFPGHRYAAMSGTSMASPHVAGLAGLIRSVNPGLSADQVKDIILRSSTDLGPAGPDPYYGRGLINVNEAIRQAQAKAQDTAPSAQPPSPFRKTPWWWPLRRLFSF